One Epidermidibacterium keratini DNA segment encodes these proteins:
- a CDS encoding bifunctional cytochrome P450/NADPH--P450 reductase, whose amino-acid sequence MAEPASHAKIPGPTPKPLVGNLLDVVGGHTQIETIDELAAQYGGILELSVAGNRLIVASAHEYAAQMCGDPRWSKSVHQVLQQIRDFGGDGLFTAYNSEENWGKAHRLLMPAFGPMAIRDYFPRMLDIAEQMFTRWERFGAGHEVNVADDMTRLTLDTIALCAFDYRFNSFYAEQMHPFVDSMVRSLVEAGDRGRRLPGTQKLMVRTNRQYAADIDYMKQITREIVAERKKLPADQAPDDLLQRMLTAVDPLTGETLSEENIEYQLTTFLIAGHETTSGLLSFVTYELLANRDVLERARAVVDEVLGDRTPRFEDLAELGYLGQILRESLRLHPTAPAFALKPSEDVVLSGKYLIPARQPVMILLPTMHRDPAVWEDPDAFDPDRFAPGRLEQIPEYAWMPFGHGERACIGRPFALQEATLVLAMMLQRFDVDFAGPYTFELKETLTIKPADLVVTVTPRQTVRSEPAPETAPARAALPADAHGTPLLVLFGSNTGGSEGLARIVASEAVDRGWDAVAAPMDEYAGSLPTDGAVLVVTASYNGTPPDNAVKFVQWLDSLQDGDLAGVRYAVMGCGSRDWPATYQRIPTLVDDALAAAGAQRLRERGEADARSDFFGDWERWYRPFFDILGEQLGVTDSQVDSGPAYTVTEVTDDPLASELRLQPATVVENRELVNLDAADFARSKRHLEVRLPAGMSYRAGDYLAVLPQVHPELVARLARRVGLSPDAVVKVASRHSSAAVPTDRPVAVRDLLGRYLDLTLPATRGAIERLAASTPCPPERDALARLASDDAAYRSEVLDKRVGVADLLELYPSCQVDLGVLLEIVPAMRVRQYSISSSPLDSPDTASLTVSVVDAPARSGIGSYRGSGSSYLQSAQPGDKIAVALTHPSEQFRPPDDNATPVVLISAGSGIAPFRGFVRERVARDAAGEQAGPTVLFFGCDHPDVDDLYASEFAAYGDTVTVHRAYTFAPQDEVTFVQHRLWQQREQVAKLIADGARIYVCGDGEFMAPAVHETLARIHADTYGGGIERSLGWLDEMRDEGRYVTDVFG is encoded by the coding sequence ATGGCCGAGCCCGCATCGCACGCGAAGATCCCCGGCCCCACACCCAAACCTCTCGTCGGCAACCTGCTCGATGTCGTCGGCGGACACACCCAGATCGAGACGATCGACGAGCTCGCCGCTCAGTACGGCGGCATTCTTGAGCTGTCCGTCGCCGGCAACCGGCTGATCGTCGCGAGCGCCCACGAGTACGCCGCGCAGATGTGCGGTGACCCGCGCTGGTCGAAGTCGGTGCACCAGGTGCTCCAGCAGATCCGCGACTTCGGCGGTGACGGGCTGTTTACGGCGTACAACTCCGAAGAAAACTGGGGCAAGGCGCATCGGCTGCTCATGCCGGCGTTCGGCCCGATGGCGATCCGCGACTACTTCCCGCGCATGCTCGATATCGCCGAGCAGATGTTCACGCGGTGGGAGCGGTTCGGTGCCGGCCACGAGGTCAACGTCGCCGACGACATGACCCGGCTGACCCTCGACACGATCGCGCTGTGCGCCTTCGACTACCGCTTCAACTCCTTCTATGCCGAGCAGATGCACCCCTTTGTCGACTCGATGGTGCGCTCGCTCGTCGAGGCCGGCGACCGCGGCCGCCGCCTGCCGGGGACCCAGAAGCTGATGGTGCGCACCAACCGGCAGTACGCGGCCGACATCGACTACATGAAGCAGATCACCCGCGAGATCGTCGCGGAGCGCAAGAAGCTGCCGGCAGACCAGGCGCCGGACGACCTGCTGCAGCGCATGCTCACGGCCGTCGACCCGCTCACCGGTGAGACGCTGTCGGAGGAGAACATCGAGTACCAGCTGACGACGTTCCTGATCGCCGGTCACGAGACGACCTCCGGCCTGCTGTCGTTCGTCACCTACGAGTTGCTGGCCAACCGCGACGTGCTCGAGCGCGCCCGCGCGGTGGTCGATGAGGTGCTCGGCGATCGCACGCCGCGCTTCGAAGATCTCGCCGAGCTCGGCTACCTGGGCCAGATCTTGCGCGAGTCGCTGCGCCTGCACCCGACGGCGCCGGCGTTTGCACTCAAGCCAAGCGAGGACGTCGTACTGTCGGGCAAGTACCTGATCCCGGCGCGTCAGCCGGTCATGATCCTGCTGCCCACGATGCACCGCGACCCCGCCGTGTGGGAGGACCCCGACGCCTTTGACCCCGACCGGTTTGCCCCGGGACGACTCGAGCAGATCCCCGAGTACGCCTGGATGCCGTTCGGGCACGGCGAGCGCGCGTGCATCGGCCGGCCATTCGCGCTGCAGGAAGCGACGCTCGTGCTCGCGATGATGCTGCAGCGCTTCGACGTCGACTTCGCAGGGCCCTACACCTTCGAGCTGAAGGAGACCCTGACGATCAAGCCGGCCGACCTCGTCGTCACGGTCACGCCCCGGCAGACCGTGCGCTCGGAGCCCGCACCCGAGACGGCACCGGCACGCGCTGCTTTGCCGGCCGATGCCCACGGCACGCCGCTGCTGGTGCTCTTTGGCTCCAACACCGGCGGCAGCGAAGGCCTCGCGCGCATCGTCGCCTCCGAGGCTGTTGACCGCGGGTGGGACGCAGTCGCCGCCCCCATGGACGAGTACGCCGGATCGCTGCCCACCGACGGCGCGGTGCTGGTCGTCACCGCGTCCTACAACGGAACTCCCCCTGACAACGCGGTGAAGTTCGTGCAGTGGCTGGATTCCTTGCAGGACGGCGATCTTGCCGGCGTGCGGTATGCCGTCATGGGCTGCGGAAGCCGTGATTGGCCCGCGACCTATCAGCGCATCCCGACCCTCGTTGACGATGCGCTTGCCGCGGCCGGCGCCCAGCGGCTCCGTGAGCGCGGCGAGGCCGACGCCCGCTCGGACTTCTTCGGCGACTGGGAGCGTTGGTATCGCCCGTTCTTCGACATCCTGGGCGAGCAGCTCGGCGTCACCGACTCTCAGGTCGACAGCGGCCCGGCGTACACCGTCACCGAGGTGACCGATGACCCGCTCGCCTCGGAGCTGCGGCTGCAGCCGGCGACCGTGGTGGAGAACCGCGAGCTGGTCAATCTCGACGCGGCCGATTTCGCGCGATCCAAGCGCCACCTGGAGGTGCGGCTTCCGGCCGGGATGTCCTACCGCGCAGGCGATTATCTGGCGGTGCTGCCGCAGGTGCACCCCGAGCTGGTAGCTCGCCTGGCCCGTCGCGTCGGCTTGTCGCCGGACGCCGTCGTCAAGGTCGCGTCCCGACACAGCTCTGCCGCGGTCCCCACCGACCGGCCGGTCGCGGTGCGCGACCTGCTGGGTCGCTATCTGGACCTGACGCTGCCCGCGACCCGCGGTGCGATCGAGCGGCTGGCGGCGAGTACGCCGTGCCCGCCGGAGCGAGATGCCCTGGCACGGCTGGCATCCGATGACGCGGCGTACCGCTCGGAGGTACTCGACAAGCGCGTCGGGGTCGCCGACCTGCTGGAGCTCTATCCGTCATGCCAGGTCGACCTCGGCGTACTGCTGGAGATCGTGCCGGCCATGCGCGTGCGCCAGTACTCGATCTCCTCCAGCCCACTCGACTCACCCGACACCGCCTCGCTGACGGTCTCGGTTGTGGATGCCCCAGCCCGCAGCGGGATCGGCAGCTACCGCGGAAGCGGGTCGTCGTACCTGCAGTCGGCGCAGCCCGGTGACAAGATCGCGGTCGCGCTGACGCACCCGAGCGAGCAGTTCCGTCCGCCGGACGACAACGCCACCCCCGTCGTACTCATCAGCGCTGGCAGCGGAATCGCGCCGTTCCGCGGGTTCGTCCGCGAGCGTGTCGCGCGCGACGCCGCCGGTGAGCAGGCCGGGCCGACCGTGCTGTTCTTCGGCTGCGACCATCCCGACGTGGATGACCTATATGCCAGCGAGTTTGCGGCGTACGGCGACACCGTGACCGTGCATCGCGCGTATACGTTTGCCCCGCAGGACGAGGTCACGTTTGTGCAGCACCGGTTGTGGCAGCAGCGCGAACAGGTCGCCAAGCTCATCGCGGACGGCGCGCGCATCTATGTCTGCGGCGACGGCGAGTTCATGGCACCGGCAGTGCACGAAACGCTCGCTCGTATCCACGCCGACACCTATGGTGGTGGGATCGAGCGGTCGCTGGGATGGCTCGACGAGATGCGCGACGAGGGGCGGTATGTCACCGACGTCTTCGGCTGA